The Candidatus Methylomirabilota bacterium genome includes a window with the following:
- a CDS encoding DUF1844 domain-containing protein: MTGLFMMLGSLALAGLEGVHDPSTGQAERNPAHAAEAIDTLMLLRDKTEGHRTPEESQVLEELIYDLQLRYVRASRP, translated from the coding sequence TTGACCGGCCTCTTCATGATGCTGGGAAGCCTGGCCCTGGCTGGTCTCGAGGGTGTCCACGACCCGTCCACCGGCCAGGCCGAGCGCAATCCCGCACATGCCGCGGAAGCCATCGACACGTTGATGCTGCTTCGGGACAAGACCGAGGGTCACCGGACGCCGGAAGAGAGCCAGGTCCTGGAGGAGCTGATCTACGACCTCCAGCTGCGGTACGTCAGGGCTTCTCGACCCTGA
- the mazG gene encoding nucleoside triphosphate pyrophosphohydrolase, which yields MAESPGHVFNRLVEILARLRAPDGCPWDREQTRTSLKPHLIEEAYEVLDALESSDPRHLAEELGDLLFQVMIHAQIASELGEFTIADVLTGLVDKMVSRHPHVFGEASVSTAQEALTQWERLKRREALAAGHHRSVLDGVPRALPALLRAQRLQGKASRVGFDWPHARAAWGKVEEEVREAAAVLADNARLTEELGDLLFSLVNVARLAGIDAEGALGQASDKFRRRFADMERRLHAEGKSVDSVPLEELERCWQAAKAQEEPEQGWR from the coding sequence ATGGCCGAGTCCCCCGGACACGTCTTCAACCGCCTCGTTGAAATCCTGGCGCGTCTTCGCGCCCCCGATGGCTGTCCGTGGGATCGCGAGCAAACCCGAACGTCGTTGAAGCCCCATCTCATCGAAGAAGCCTACGAAGTTCTGGACGCGCTGGAGTCCAGCGATCCCCGTCACCTGGCCGAGGAGCTGGGCGATCTGCTCTTCCAGGTGATGATCCACGCTCAGATAGCCAGCGAGCTCGGCGAGTTCACCATTGCCGACGTGCTCACGGGACTGGTCGACAAGATGGTCAGCCGCCATCCCCACGTCTTCGGCGAGGCATCGGTGAGCACCGCGCAGGAGGCGCTCACGCAGTGGGAGCGCCTGAAGCGGCGGGAAGCGTTGGCGGCCGGTCATCATCGTTCGGTGCTGGACGGCGTGCCTCGAGCCCTGCCGGCCCTGCTCCGCGCCCAGCGCCTGCAGGGAAAGGCCTCGCGCGTTGGCTTCGATTGGCCCCATGCGCGCGCGGCCTGGGGGAAGGTCGAAGAAGAGGTGCGCGAGGCCGCCGCCGTGCTCGCCGACAATGCGCGGCTCACCGAAGAACTGGGGGACCTGCTCTTTTCCCTGGTCAACGTCGCCCGCCTGGCCGGCATCGACGCCGAAGGCGCGCTCGGGCAGGCCAGCGACAAGTTCCGCCGGCGCTTTGCCGACATGGAGCGCCGTCTCCATGCCGAGGGCAAGTCGGTGGACAGCGTTCCGCTGGAGGAGTTGGAGCGGTGCTGGCAGGCAGCCAAAGCCCAGGAGGAGCCGGAGCAGGGGTGGAGATGA
- a CDS encoding macro domain-containing protein has product MKVKIGAATVAIERGDITDRDVDAIVNAANTTLAMGTGVAGAIKRKGGVIIEEEAIRQGPIEVGEAVLTTGGNLMATHVIHAAVMGADLKTDPDKVALATRALLALANKHRITSLALPALGTGVGHVPPALSAEAMLKEVIGHLKSGQSSLKRVLFVLYQDDAYKIFSETLKRLGGVA; this is encoded by the coding sequence ATGAAGGTCAAGATAGGAGCAGCCACGGTTGCCATCGAGCGCGGCGACATCACCGACCGGGACGTCGACGCCATCGTCAATGCCGCGAACACGACGCTGGCAATGGGAACCGGTGTGGCGGGCGCGATCAAGCGCAAAGGTGGGGTCATCATCGAAGAGGAAGCCATACGCCAGGGGCCCATCGAGGTCGGGGAAGCGGTCCTCACCACCGGTGGCAACCTGATGGCAACCCACGTGATCCATGCCGCGGTGATGGGTGCCGACCTGAAGACCGACCCCGATAAGGTGGCCTTAGCCACCCGGGCACTCCTGGCCCTGGCCAACAAGCACCGTATCACTTCGCTGGCCTTACCGGCCCTGGGAACCGGGGTCGGCCATGTGCCCCCGGCCCTCTCGGCCGAGGCGATGCTGAAAGAGGTTATCGGCCACCTCAAGAGCGGCCAGAGCAGCCTCAAACGGGTGCTCTTCGTGCTGTACCAGGACGACGCCTACAAGATCTTTTCAGAGACATTGAAGCGGTTGGGGGGAGTGGCGTAA
- a CDS encoding NosD domain-containing protein produces MVVLIVSVAGVVAPSLLSAQTVIITDTTLTADNVGGITIGAHGIVLDCNGHRISGAATGITLNGKTSVTVRNCVVTNNGNGIVVSSSSGNTFEANTVEGNAGGIQLTAAGGNMLRRNTVRRNSQFGVRIDTFSNGNNLRENTISNNARGLDVLSSVGNTVVNNNFFDNQVQAAVVGTTWFSLALPTGGNYWTDFDTPAEGCSDQDGDGFCDAPRVVVSPWGQDNLPWTRPFGEATVVSIDIKPASLNPGAQGTIPVAIYSTSSFDVSSVDLSTVKLAGMSVALLGNGSPQASLVDLNGDGLLDLLVHISTEALDVAARSTNQTGTLTLEGRTLNGGAIRGTDSVKIVGD; encoded by the coding sequence GTGGTAGTCCTGATCGTCTCTGTCGCGGGCGTCGTCGCGCCCTCGCTGCTGTCGGCACAGACCGTGATTATCACGGATACCACGCTCACCGCTGACAACGTCGGGGGAATCACGATCGGTGCGCATGGCATCGTGCTGGATTGCAACGGCCATCGTATCAGCGGCGCCGCCACGGGGATCACCCTCAACGGGAAAACGTCGGTGACCGTGAGGAACTGTGTCGTCACCAATAACGGAAACGGGATTGTCGTTTCCTCGTCCTCAGGTAACACATTCGAGGCCAACACGGTCGAGGGTAACGCCGGGGGTATTCAACTGACCGCAGCCGGCGGGAACATGCTCAGACGGAATACCGTGCGGCGCAACAGCCAGTTCGGCGTGCGAATCGACACCTTCAGCAATGGCAACAACCTCAGGGAAAATACGATCTCCAACAACGCACGCGGTCTGGACGTCCTGTCCTCAGTGGGGAATACCGTCGTCAACAACAATTTCTTCGACAACCAGGTCCAGGCTGCTGTCGTGGGCACGACGTGGTTCTCCCTCGCCCTGCCGACTGGCGGCAACTACTGGACTGACTTCGACACCCCCGCCGAGGGCTGCAGCGACCAGGACGGTGACGGCTTCTGCGACGCACCAAGGGTCGTAGTGAGTCCATGGGGGCAGGACAACCTGCCGTGGACCAGGCCGTTTGGCGAGGCGACCGTGGTGTCCATCGACATCAAGCCGGCGTCGCTCAACCCTGGTGCTCAAGGGACCATCCCTGTCGCGATTTACAGTACGTCGAGCTTTGACGTGTCGTCGGTGGACCTCAGTACGGTCAAGCTCGCGGGTATGTCGGTCGCTCTGCTGGGCAACGGCTCTCCCCAAGCGTCGCTCGTGGATCTGAATGGCGATGGCCTCCTGGACCTCCTGGTGCATATCAGCACCGAGGCGTTGGACGTCGCGGCACGCAGCACCAACCAGACCGGTACGCTGACGTTGGAGGGCCGTACGTTGAACGGTGGGGCGATCCGCGGGACCGATTCGGTCAAGATCGTCGGGGACTGA
- a CDS encoding prepilin-type N-terminal cleavage/methylation domain-containing protein, which yields MTPWACQKGFTLAELLVGLAVLGLALAGLATVHESGLRAYLYGSNRVEVQQNARVALERMAREIREAQALANQTATQLTVQTDWNGNGVVGEAIAVAVDGVLRGERVTYRLSGGALQRQETGVDLQFLTLIGGVEQLTLTYPTAKTVSITIRTRTEETAPAGTVADTKSQVTTTVRLRNS from the coding sequence ATGACACCCTGGGCCTGCCAGAAAGGATTCACCCTCGCCGAGCTGCTGGTCGGCTTGGCGGTTCTGGGCCTGGCGCTCGCCGGCCTGGCGACGGTTCACGAGAGCGGCCTGCGGGCTTACCTCTACGGATCCAATCGGGTCGAGGTCCAGCAGAACGCCCGCGTAGCGCTGGAACGCATGGCCCGCGAGATCCGCGAGGCGCAGGCGCTGGCCAATCAGACGGCGACCCAGCTGACCGTCCAGACCGATTGGAATGGCAACGGGGTTGTCGGCGAGGCCATCGCGGTCGCCGTGGATGGGGTGCTCCGGGGCGAGCGGGTGACGTATCGTCTGAGTGGCGGCGCGCTGCAGCGGCAGGAAACCGGCGTGGATCTACAATTCCTGACGCTGATCGGCGGCGTCGAGCAGTTGACCCTGACCTACCCGACCGCGAAGACCGTCTCCATCACGATCCGGACCCGCACCGAGGAGACCGCTCCGGCGGGGACTGTGGCCGACACAAAGTCTCAGGTCACGACAACCGTCCGGCTCCGCAACTCGTAG
- a CDS encoding prepilin-type N-terminal cleavage/methylation domain-containing protein: MLTIVRNDEAGLTLVEVLIAMSVILIGLIALAGLVPLSLGHIGQANFRTTAVFLAQQRLEQVKNGVWTCFPNYSDSVGRSNPTTSAPTVTTATCASPAPLNITGNTGTVTFADEGYGTIAGHPLYRREVRIEDCGVPPGCSGGVLDSGIRQVTVSVFFRPQTGVGTLNNTTEEAAKMTTFVALRQ; this comes from the coding sequence ATGCTGACGATTGTAAGGAACGACGAGGCCGGGCTGACTCTCGTCGAGGTCCTGATCGCTATGTCGGTCATCCTGATCGGATTGATCGCCCTCGCGGGGCTGGTCCCTCTCTCGCTGGGCCACATCGGTCAGGCGAACTTTCGGACCACAGCTGTGTTCCTGGCCCAGCAGCGCCTCGAGCAGGTCAAGAACGGTGTGTGGACCTGCTTTCCGAACTATAGTGACTCAGTCGGACGCTCGAATCCCACGACGAGTGCGCCAACGGTGACCACTGCAACCTGCGCCTCGCCGGCACCGCTGAACATCACCGGCAACACCGGCACCGTTACCTTTGCTGACGAAGGCTACGGGACGATTGCCGGACATCCCCTCTATCGCCGCGAGGTGCGCATCGAGGATTGTGGCGTCCCCCCCGGATGCAGCGGCGGCGTGCTGGACAGCGGTATCCGTCAGGTAACCGTTTCCGTGTTCTTCCGACCACAGACGGGCGTCGGCACGCTCAATAACACGACCGAGGAGGCTGCGAAGATGACGACTTTCGTGGCCCTGCGGCAATAG
- a CDS encoding GspH/FimT family pseudopilin produces MLHRVVRRPTSGGFTTGEVLVVLAILGTLALASMPTLIGYWRASTVKAAAEELVAGLNNARHLALARNRNVCVELVDGTKRYRFWLGTCGGGTVWNGPGTATNGFYTLAGDVTVTKNPPGNNPVFDRLGAAPAQAVFRIADAQGLTRDVVVAPSGRVTK; encoded by the coding sequence ATGCTCCATCGGGTCGTTCGGCGACCGACAAGCGGTGGATTTACCACTGGCGAAGTGCTCGTTGTTCTCGCCATCCTCGGCACTTTGGCATTGGCATCAATGCCGACCCTCATCGGCTACTGGCGGGCGTCGACGGTAAAGGCAGCAGCCGAAGAACTGGTCGCTGGGCTGAACAACGCCCGCCACCTCGCCCTTGCTCGGAACCGCAACGTCTGTGTGGAGCTGGTCGACGGCACCAAGCGGTACCGATTCTGGCTGGGTACCTGCGGGGGTGGGACAGTCTGGAACGGCCCCGGAACGGCGACGAACGGCTTCTACACGCTGGCCGGCGATGTAACCGTGACCAAGAACCCCCCCGGTAATAATCCGGTGTTCGATCGGCTCGGCGCGGCGCCGGCGCAAGCGGTCTTCAGGATCGCCGACGCGCAGGGGCTGACCCGTGACGTCGTCGTCGCGCCCTCTGGACGCGTGACGAAATAG
- the pilB gene encoding type IV-A pilus assembly ATPase PilB has product MAYSKLGQSVNRRLGDLLVAEGLISPQDLTRALAAQKGTAEKLGSVLLSLKLLTEEQLIGFLSRQYGIPSMTLAQFDVDADVLRLVPAAIAKKYEVLPVKRVSNSLTLAMVDPTNVFALDDIAFMTNLQVLPVVASQAAIRKAIERNYEGHGGAATESLTDLASDVTAAAVEVVEDKEAPKLDIFELKESADEAPVVKLVNMVLGDAIQKGASDVHFEPYEKVYRIRVRVDGVLHEILSPPKRLEPALTSRIKIMSNLDIAERRLPQDGRIKLRYNDREIDFRVAILPTIYGEKAVLRILDKEALRLDLTELGFDPGSLEQFQAAIRQPYGMVLITGPTGSGKTTTLYSAIQAINSPEQNILTAEDPVEYNLRGVNQIQINEAVGRTFAAVLRSFLRQDPDVILVGETRDLETAQIAIRAALTGHLVFSTLHTNDCPSTVARLVDMGIPPYLVASALVLIVAQRLGRKVCNECRESYEIDQESLTPYGHQPTGPRRVTVYKGKGCTVCNFTGLKGRVAFYEVMPMTAELRDMILRGAQEAELRRAAQRLGMRTLRQAGLTKVLDGATTVEEVLRVTVAE; this is encoded by the coding sequence ATGGCTTATTCGAAGCTCGGGCAGTCCGTCAACCGCCGCCTCGGCGATCTTCTCGTTGCCGAAGGCCTGATTTCGCCGCAAGATCTGACCCGGGCCTTGGCGGCCCAGAAGGGCACCGCCGAAAAGCTCGGATCCGTTCTCCTCAGCCTCAAGCTCCTCACCGAGGAACAGCTGATCGGCTTCCTGTCCCGGCAGTATGGCATCCCTTCCATGACGCTCGCTCAGTTCGACGTCGATGCGGATGTGCTGCGTCTCGTGCCGGCGGCCATCGCCAAGAAGTACGAGGTTCTACCCGTGAAACGGGTCAGCAACTCGCTGACACTCGCCATGGTCGACCCCACCAACGTCTTCGCGCTCGACGACATCGCCTTCATGACGAACCTCCAGGTTCTGCCGGTTGTGGCCTCTCAGGCAGCCATCCGCAAGGCTATCGAGCGCAACTATGAGGGTCACGGCGGTGCGGCCACCGAGAGCCTTACCGACCTGGCCAGTGACGTCACCGCAGCGGCCGTGGAGGTCGTGGAAGACAAGGAAGCGCCCAAGCTCGACATCTTCGAGCTGAAGGAGTCGGCGGACGAGGCGCCGGTGGTGAAGCTGGTCAACATGGTGCTCGGTGACGCCATCCAGAAGGGCGCGTCGGACGTCCATTTCGAGCCCTACGAGAAGGTGTACCGGATTCGCGTTCGTGTCGACGGCGTCTTGCACGAGATCCTCTCGCCACCCAAGCGGCTGGAGCCAGCCCTCACATCGCGGATCAAGATCATGTCCAACCTGGACATCGCCGAGCGGCGGCTGCCCCAGGACGGCCGCATCAAGCTTCGCTACAACGACCGGGAGATCGATTTCCGGGTGGCCATTCTGCCGACGATCTATGGCGAGAAGGCCGTCCTCCGGATCCTGGACAAGGAGGCTCTGCGACTCGACCTCACTGAGCTCGGGTTCGATCCCGGGAGCCTCGAGCAGTTCCAGGCGGCGATCCGCCAGCCTTATGGGATGGTCCTCATCACAGGCCCCACCGGCTCGGGCAAGACCACGACGCTCTACTCGGCAATCCAGGCCATCAATTCGCCCGAGCAAAACATCCTGACCGCGGAGGACCCCGTCGAGTACAACCTGCGGGGCGTCAATCAGATCCAGATCAACGAGGCCGTGGGGCGCACCTTCGCGGCGGTCCTGCGTTCATTCCTGCGCCAGGATCCCGATGTGATATTGGTCGGCGAAACGCGCGATCTGGAGACGGCCCAGATCGCCATCCGGGCGGCCTTGACCGGCCACCTCGTGTTCTCCACGCTGCATACCAACGACTGTCCCTCCACGGTGGCGCGGCTGGTCGACATGGGCATCCCCCCGTACCTGGTCGCATCCGCGCTCGTCCTGATCGTCGCCCAGCGCCTGGGCCGCAAAGTGTGCAACGAGTGCCGGGAATCTTACGAGATCGACCAGGAGAGCCTGACACCCTACGGGCACCAACCGACAGGACCTAGGCGGGTCACAGTCTACAAGGGCAAGGGGTGTACGGTCTGCAACTTCACCGGCCTGAAAGGCCGAGTGGCATTTTACGAAGTCATGCCGATGACGGCGGAGTTGCGCGATATGATCCTGAGAGGCGCACAAGAGGCGGAGTTGCGCCGAGCCGCGCAGCGCTTGGGCATGCGCACGCTGCGCCAGGCGGGGCTCACCAAGGTGCTCGACGGCGCTACGACGGTGGAGGAGGTGCTTCGAGTCACCGTCGCCGAGTAA
- a CDS encoding type IV pilus twitching motility protein PilT, producing the protein MADLLQILVDRGGSDLHITTGTHPQIRIAGKLMPLSEFEQLTPQDTQRLAYSVLNEAQKQKFEEESELDLSFGIQGLARFRCNVYRQRGAVGAAIRVVPYKIRSFEELGLPKVVEELAERPKGLVLVTGPTGSGKSTTLAAMVDKINNERSEHIVTIEDPIEFVHPHKRCVVNQREVFADTHSFKNALKSILRQDPDVVLVGEMRDLETIAAAITIAETGHLTFGTLHTNSCAQTINRIIDVFPTTQQAQVRAQLSLVLEGVLSQTLIPKIGGGRTMSMEIMVATPAIRNLIREEKIHQIYSALQSGAKFGMQTMNQSLADLVRRHQITREDGMNRSTLPEELAQLLQSDGGGASPATAGAGSASPFSRRS; encoded by the coding sequence ATGGCTGATCTGCTGCAGATCCTCGTTGATCGAGGCGGTTCCGACCTCCACATCACGACCGGCACGCACCCCCAGATCCGTATCGCCGGCAAACTAATGCCGTTGTCCGAGTTCGAGCAGCTGACGCCCCAGGACACGCAGCGATTGGCCTACAGCGTGCTGAACGAGGCCCAGAAGCAGAAGTTCGAGGAAGAGAGCGAGCTCGACCTGTCTTTCGGCATCCAGGGGTTGGCCCGATTCCGCTGTAACGTCTACCGGCAACGCGGCGCCGTCGGCGCCGCTATCCGAGTAGTGCCCTACAAGATCCGCAGCTTCGAGGAGCTCGGCCTGCCGAAAGTCGTCGAGGAGCTGGCCGAGCGGCCCAAGGGCCTCGTCCTCGTCACCGGTCCCACCGGCTCGGGAAAGTCCACGACGCTGGCCGCCATGGTGGACAAGATCAACAACGAGCGCAGCGAGCACATCGTCACGATCGAGGATCCCATCGAGTTCGTGCACCCGCACAAGCGGTGCGTCGTGAACCAGCGGGAGGTCTTCGCCGACACCCATTCCTTCAAGAACGCGCTCAAGTCGATCCTGCGTCAAGATCCCGACGTCGTGCTGGTCGGCGAGATGCGCGATCTAGAAACCATCGCCGCTGCTATCACGATCGCGGAGACGGGTCACCTCACCTTCGGGACGCTGCACACCAACTCTTGCGCCCAGACCATCAACCGAATCATCGACGTGTTCCCGACGACGCAACAGGCACAGGTCCGAGCCCAACTCTCACTGGTACTCGAGGGGGTGCTCTCGCAGACGCTCATCCCCAAGATCGGGGGCGGGCGGACGATGAGCATGGAAATCATGGTGGCGACGCCTGCCATCCGGAACCTCATCCGGGAGGAGAAGATCCACCAGATCTATTCTGCGCTGCAGTCCGGCGCCAAGTTTGGCATGCAGACGATGAACCAGTCCCTGGCCGATCTCGTCCGTCGCCACCAGATCACCCGCGAGGATGGCATGAACCGGTCGACCCTTCCCGAGGAGCTCGCCCAGCTGCTCCAGAGCGATGGGGGCGGGGCTTCCCCCGCGACGGCAGGCGCGGGCAGCGCGTCGCCGTTCTCCCGGCGGTCGTAG
- a CDS encoding type II secretion system F family protein yields MPNFVYRGRTIAGAVAGEVEATDRANAVGELRSRGILVTAVTERRTRAATSARRGGGGKVKDRELAVYTRQFSAMIDAGLPITQCLSILAEQTESKHLRNVTQQIVKEVEAGAALADSFRKFPRVFNDLFTNMLQAGESAGVLDVVLQRLAAYIEKAASLKRKVKGAMVYPATIISVAVLVVIFMMTFVIPTFKTMFTGLGADLPLPTKVVLWASDFTRKYILYIFAAMAAFVFVLKKYYATESGSMVIDSLLLKVPVIGVLIQKVSVARFTRTLGTMISSGVPILEALRITARSAGNRVVEKAVMQARAAVTSGRTLAEPLRTAAVFPPMVVHMINVGESTGALDQMLAKVADFYDDEVDTAVGALMSLLEPAMIVILGVIIGGLVVALYLPIFKIVTLIK; encoded by the coding sequence TTGCCGAACTTCGTCTACCGAGGGAGGACGATCGCCGGCGCTGTGGCCGGCGAGGTTGAGGCAACCGACCGGGCCAACGCTGTCGGCGAGCTCCGTTCCCGGGGCATTCTGGTTACCGCCGTCACCGAGCGGCGGACCAGGGCCGCGACATCCGCTCGACGTGGTGGCGGAGGCAAGGTCAAGGACCGAGAGCTCGCCGTGTACACCCGTCAGTTCTCGGCGATGATCGACGCCGGCCTGCCGATCACCCAGTGCCTCTCGATCCTGGCCGAGCAGACGGAATCCAAACACCTCCGCAACGTCACCCAGCAGATCGTCAAGGAAGTAGAGGCGGGCGCCGCCCTGGCTGACTCTTTCCGCAAGTTTCCCCGAGTCTTCAACGATCTGTTCACCAACATGCTGCAGGCCGGCGAATCGGCCGGCGTGCTTGACGTGGTCCTCCAGCGGTTGGCGGCCTACATCGAAAAGGCCGCTTCGCTGAAGCGTAAGGTCAAGGGCGCCATGGTGTACCCCGCGACTATTATCTCCGTGGCCGTCCTCGTGGTGATCTTCATGATGACGTTCGTCATCCCGACCTTCAAAACCATGTTTACGGGGTTGGGGGCCGATTTGCCGCTGCCGACCAAGGTCGTGCTCTGGGCGTCGGACTTCACCCGCAAGTACATCCTCTACATCTTCGCCGCCATGGCCGCCTTCGTGTTCGTCCTCAAGAAGTACTATGCTACCGAGTCGGGTAGCATGGTCATCGATTCGCTTCTTCTCAAGGTGCCAGTCATTGGCGTCCTCATCCAGAAAGTATCGGTGGCGCGATTCACCAGGACACTGGGGACGATGATCTCGTCCGGCGTCCCGATTCTTGAAGCGCTCCGCATCACGGCCCGCTCTGCCGGTAACCGGGTGGTGGAGAAGGCGGTCATGCAGGCCCGGGCGGCGGTCACGTCGGGGCGCACGCTGGCCGAGCCACTGCGAACGGCGGCGGTCTTCCCGCCCATGGTCGTTCACATGATCAACGTCGGCGAGTCGACCGGAGCCCTCGACCAGATGCTGGCCAAGGTGGCCGACTTCTACGACGACGAGGTTGATACCGCGGTGGGTGCTCTCATGTCACTGCTGGAGCCGGCGATGATCGTCATTCTCGGCGTCATCATCGGCGGCCTGGTCGTCGCGCTTTATCTACCGATCTTCAAGATCGTGACCCTGATCAAGTAA